The Metabacillus sediminilitoris genome window below encodes:
- the proC gene encoding pyrroline-5-carboxylate reductase, translated as MLHDKTIAFLGAGSMAEAMISGLVKSEKMKANQIFVTNRSNHKRLGALEKTYGINGVNQKELKLDQIDVFILAMKPKDVDGALDHIRDRIKPHQLIMSVLAGITTSYLEQNLHYGQQIVRVMPNTSSTIGESATAISPGQETANKNIKLTKELFKCIGKVYEIEEKNMDIFTGLAGSGPAYFYYLMEHMEQEGVHAGLDAETTRQIIAQTIVGAAKMIQDQDKTPTVLREKVTSPNGTTAAGLNALEVHGGGIAISKAVEHATKRSKEISDQIQESLLVGSSKQIS; from the coding sequence ATGCTACACGATAAAACAATTGCATTTTTAGGTGCAGGTTCTATGGCAGAAGCAATGATTTCTGGTTTGGTTAAGTCGGAGAAAATGAAGGCAAATCAAATCTTTGTGACAAATCGTTCTAATCACAAGCGATTAGGTGCACTTGAAAAAACATATGGTATTAACGGCGTTAACCAGAAGGAATTAAAATTAGATCAAATCGATGTTTTTATATTAGCGATGAAGCCAAAAGATGTCGATGGAGCACTTGATCACATAAGGGATCGTATCAAGCCACATCAACTTATAATGTCTGTCTTAGCAGGAATTACAACATCATACCTTGAACAGAACCTTCATTATGGCCAACAAATAGTCAGAGTGATGCCGAATACTTCCAGTACAATTGGAGAATCGGCTACAGCGATATCCCCAGGCCAAGAAACAGCCAATAAAAATATAAAATTAACAAAAGAATTGTTTAAATGTATTGGCAAGGTCTATGAAATTGAAGAAAAAAATATGGATATTTTTACAGGACTTGCGGGCAGTGGACCAGCGTATTTTTATTATTTAATGGAGCATATGGAGCAGGAAGGTGTTCATGCCGGCTTAGATGCTGAAACAACGAGACAAATTATTGCCCAAACAATTGTTGGAGCAGCAAAAATGATTCAAGATCAGGATAAAACCCCAACGGTTTTAAGAGAAAAAGTGACATCACCTAATGGCACAACTGCTGCTGGGCTAAATGCGCTTGAGGTACACGGTGGGGGAATTGCTATCTCCAAGGCTGTTGAGCATGCAACAAAGCGATCTAAAGAAATTAGTGATCAAATCCAAGAAAGCTTATTAGTTGGTTCTTCTAAACAAATAAGCTGA
- a CDS encoding GNAT family N-acetyltransferase produces the protein MFRKCDERDHLQLIEFLLEERAMNLFIIGDIENFGYNSDFQDIYVQFDTNGEIEGVLLRYQHSYIPYAKTKIDIKNFIKVITEDPDLVMVSGKEELVSQIGEHIPFQKVKKTFFAELKNNSIRNEVEHNYLVKKASLKDVERMFELQVQIEEFDFGPEAKQSYIRTIETNTGRSFYIENHEGKVISLASTTAENTYSGMVVGVCSHPDVRQKGLASIVMSELCLELLSEGKSLCLFYDNPRAGRIYKRLGFKDIGKWSMAYPN, from the coding sequence TTGTTTAGAAAATGTGATGAAAGAGATCATTTACAGCTCATTGAGTTTTTATTAGAAGAACGAGCAATGAATCTTTTTATTATTGGGGACATTGAAAATTTTGGTTATAATTCAGACTTTCAAGATATTTATGTCCAATTTGACACTAATGGTGAAATAGAGGGTGTGTTACTGCGCTATCAGCATTCCTATATTCCTTATGCTAAAACAAAGATTGATATAAAAAATTTCATTAAGGTGATCACAGAGGACCCTGACCTCGTTATGGTTTCAGGAAAAGAGGAGCTTGTCAGCCAGATTGGAGAGCATATACCCTTTCAAAAAGTAAAAAAGACTTTTTTTGCTGAATTAAAGAACAATTCTATAAGAAATGAAGTCGAACATAACTATCTTGTAAAGAAAGCTTCTTTAAAGGATGTCGAGAGAATGTTTGAGCTTCAGGTACAAATCGAAGAATTTGATTTTGGTCCTGAAGCTAAGCAAAGCTACATACGAACAATTGAGACGAATACCGGTCGTTCATTTTACATTGAAAATCATGAAGGAAAAGTGATTTCACTCGCCTCTACAACAGCAGAAAATACATATTCAGGAATGGTTGTCGGCGTTTGTTCACATCCTGATGTACGCCAAAAGGGACTCGCTTCTATTGTCATGAGTGAATTATGCCTTGAGCTTCTTTCAGAAGGAAAATCACTTTGTTTGTTTTATGACAACCCGAGGGCTGGTCGAATATATAAGCGACTTGGTTTTAAGGATATCGGCAAATGGAGTATGGCTTACCCTAATTAG